In the Sandaracinus amylolyticus genome, CTCGTCGTCGTCGCCCTCGGCGCCCGCCCAGAGCTTGCGGATGCCGTGCGACTTCATCTTGTGGACGAGCGTGCGCAGCGGCATGCGGAGGATCTTCGCGGCCTGGGTCTGGTTCCCGCCCGCGCGTCGCAGCGCCTCGAGGATCAGCTCGGTCTCGTACTGGCGCACGCGATCCTTGAAGTCCGCGTCCGCGTCGTCGGCACGCGCGGGCACCGCGACCGCGGGCGAGCTCGGCGGGGGCACCGACTCGACGCGCGTGATGCGCTCGCCGAGATCCTCGGCGCGGATCGCATCGCTCGCGCACACCAGCGCGGCGCGCTCGATCACGTTGCGCAGCTCGCGCACGTTGCCCGGCCACGCATAGCTGCGCAGCAGCGCGCGCGCCTGGGGATCGAACGTGTGCACCGCCAGCCCGCTCGCCTTGCTCGCCTCCTCGAGGAAGAGCTCGGAGAGCACGTCGATCTCCTCGGGGCGCTCGCGCAGCGGCGGCACCCGCAGCGTCATCGCGTTGAGGCGGTACAGCAGATCGCGGCGGAACGTGCCCGAGGCGACCATCTGCTCGAGATCGCGATGCGTCGCCGCGACCACGCGCACGTCGCACTCGATCTCCTGCACCGAGCCGACGCGCGTGACGCGCTTGGTCTCGAGCACGCGCAGCAGCGCAGCCTGCGCGGCCGTGCTGAGCTCGCCGACCTCGTCGAGCATCACGGTCCCGCCGTCGGCCTGCTCGAAGAGACCGGGCGCGGCGCGCTCGGCGCCGGTGAACGCGCCCTTCTCGTGCCCGAAGAGCACGCTCTCGATCAGCGTCGCGGGGATCGCACCGCAGTTGATCGAGCGCAGCGGGCGCGAGCGTCGCGGCGACTCGGTGTGGATCGCGCGCGCGACGACCTCCTTGCCCGCGCCGGTCTCGCCCTGGATCAACACCGGGATCGACGAGCCCGCGATCTTGCGCACCAGCCCGTAGACCTCGCGCATCGCGGGCGACGCGACGACGACGCTGCGCGACGCGGCCTCGGGCTCCTGTCCGCTCGCGTGGCGGACCGCGCTCGACGGAGTCGCACCGCGCGCCGCATCGCGCGCACGATCGAGGAGCTCCTGCGCCGAGCGCGCCTCGGGCCAGGTCGCGATGCCGCACACCAGCGGCGGCTCACCGAGCGCCGGCGTGACCAGCGACGACGCCACGCGATGCGCCTGCTCGCGATCGGTCTCGGGCAGGAGCGCCAGCACCGCGCCCGGCGCGTAGAGCGAGATCGTGTCGATCGGACGCAGCGTGCCGCGGATGCGCGGGAGCCAGCGCGACGCGTGCCCCGATCCCACCGCCACCGCGCGCACCATCAGGAGCGCGAGCGGACGGCCGAACGTGCGCGCGCGCAGCACCTCGTCCTCGAGGCGCGCGAGGAATCGCTCGTGCGCGATCACGCCGCGCAGCAGCGCGTCGGCCGAGACCGTCACGTTCACCGACGCGGTCGCGGCGCCGAGCTGCACCGTCTCGCCGGGCGCGACCGAGACGCGCGTGGTGATGCGCTCGCCGCGCACGTGGGTGCCGTTCGTCGAGCCGAGATCCTCGATCCAGAGCTGCCCCTGCTGCCACCCGATGCGCGCGTGCTGGCGCGAGAGCGAGAGGTCGTCGACGACGACGTCCGCGGGGAACGCGCGACCGATCACGAGCGGACGATCGGGCTCGAGCGGCACGACCTTCACGCCGCCGTGCAGATACAGCAGCAGCGACGCCTGCGCGCGCATCGGCACCGAGTGCGCGGACGCGTCGTGGTCGACGGTGGTCTTGTCCTCCGGGCTCGTCATTGCTCCCTGGACCCCCGGCATACCTCGATGTGGGCGCGGCGGGAAGCGGCTCGAGCCCTATGCTCCGTCGCCATGACCACGATGCACAAGCGCTTCCTCCTCGCGTCGCGCCCGACCGGTGAGGCGACGGTCGACAATTTCCAGCTCGTGGAGGCGCCGCTCGACGAGCGCCTCCACGAGGGCCAGGTGCTGGTGAGGCACCACTATCTCTCGCTCGATCCCTACATGCGCGGGCGCATGAGCGACGCGAAGAGCTACGCGCCGCCGCAGCCGCTCGGCGAGGTGATGATCGGCGGCACCGCGGGCGAGGTGATCGCGTCGCGCGATCCGCGCTTCGCAGCGGGTGACTTCGTCGTCGGCATGGGCGGATGGCAGACGCACCAGAAGGCGGGCCCGAACGATCGCACGCTGCGCAAGGTGGATGCCTCGCGCGTGCCGCTCTCGGCGTACCTCGGCGCGGTGGGCATGCCCGGTGTGACCGCGTGGTACGGGCTCACCCAGATCATCGCGCCGAAGCCGGGCGCCACGGTCGTGGTGAGCGCAGCGAGCGGCGCGGTGGGCAGCGTGGTCGGACAGCTCGCGAAGGCCCGCGGCGTTCGCGCGGTCGGCATCGCGGGCGGTCGCGAGAAGTGCGACTACGTCCGCGACGAGCTCGGGTTCGACGCGTGCGTCGACTACAAGGAGCATCGCGACGTGCAGTCGCTCTCGCGCGCGATCGCGGAGGCGTGCCCCGACGGAGTCGACGGGCTCTTCGAGAACGTCGGCGGGATGGTGATGGACGCGGTGATGCTGCGGACGAACCCGTTCGCGCGCGTCGCGGTGTGCGGCATGATCGCGGGCTACGAGGGCCAGCCGATCCCGATGGCGTTCCCCGCGCTCGTCCTGACGAACCGACTGCGCCTCGAGGGCTTCATCGTGAGCGAGCACCCCGAGCACTGGCCCGCCGCGCTCAAGGAGCTCGGCGAGCTCGTCGCGACCGGCAAGCTGAAGTACCGCGAGACGATCGCGAAGGGCCTCGAGCGCGCGCCCGAAGCGTTCCTCGGGATGCTGAAGGGGAAGAACTTCGGCAAGCAGCTCGTCGATCTGCGATGACGTTCCGCGGGACGATCACGGGCGCCGACGATCCGCGGCCTCACGCGGTCACGATCACGATCGACGCGGGCTCGCTGCGCGCGGTGCGCGACGACGGCGGCGAGGCCTCGATCGCGCTCGATGCGATGACGCTCGAGCCCGGAGGGTTCGACGGTGACTTCGTGTTCTGTCGGCCGCGCGATGCGCGCTTCACCATCGCGACCAGCGACCCGGCGTTCGTCGACGCGCTGGGCGCGGCGAACGTCGCCGAGCTCGCACCGCAGCTCGCGAAGGTGGGGCGACATCGCGCGTCGTCGCGCCGCGGGGCGCACCTGTCGAAGCTCGGTGCGCTGGCGATGATCGCGCTCTTCGGCGTCGCGCTGTGGAACGTGCCCTCGATGCTCGCGGCGAGCGTCGGGATGCTGCCCACCTCGATCGATCGCGCGGTCGGGGACGCCGCGACGCCCGAGCTCGGCGCGCTCGACGAGATCGACGATCCCGCGGCGAGCGCGTTGGTCGAGGAGATCCGCGCGCGGCTCGTCGCGCACGCGGGCGCGGACGGGCACGACATCCGGATCACGATCGCACGCGACGAGCAGGTGAACGCGTTCGCGCTGCCGGGCGGGCGCGTCGTCGTGCTCACCGGGCTGCTCTGCACCGCACGATCGAGCGACGAGGTCGCGGGCGTGCTCGCGCACGAGATCGCGCACGTCACGCGGCGCCACGGCCTGCGGAACCTCGCGCATCGCGCCGGCATCGGGCTCGCGATCTCGCTGTGGCTGGGCGACGTCGAGGGATGGACCGCGCTCGCCGCGGACGCGGCGACCCTCGCGAGCCAGAGCGGCTACAGCCGCGCGCAGGAGTCCGAGGCCGATGCCGACGCGGTGCGCACCATGATCGCCGCGGGGCTCGATCCCGCCGCGCTCGCCGCGTTCTTCGCGACCATGGAGCGCCCCGACGACGCCGCGGCGCTGCGCTGGATGTCGACGCATCCCGACACCGCGGAGCGCATCGCGCAGGTGCAAGCGCTCGCGCGCGCCGAGCGGCCGACGCGCGTCCCTCTCGAGCATGATCTCGCGGCGCTGCAGCGAACGCTCTGCGCCGCCGCGCCGTGACGACGTTCAATCCATGAACGCCAGCGTGCCCGCGTGAGCGCGCCAGCGATCGAGCCAGAGCGTCGACTCCGACGTCGGCGCGCGGCCCATCACGACGTACGCGCCGTGGTCGTCGCGCATCGCCCAGGTCCACACCGTCACCGGCACGCCCTCGACCACGCCCTCGACGGTCATCTCGAACACGCCGGGCCCCACGACGCCGCCCTGCATCGTGCTCTCGCGGACCTGATCGATGTCGCTCGCGCCGACGAGCCCACCCACGAAGCGACCGAGCTCGAGATCGGTCCACGCGCTCCCGTCGGCGTGCTGCTCGTCGGAGTCCCACGGCACGAAGAGCCACACGAGCGAGGGCTGGGTGCGCGGCGGGACGCTCGCGGAGCCCACGAGCTCGTACTCGAGCGCGCCCCCGATCGACGTCGGGCGCAGCGTCATGCCCTCGGGCGGATCGAGCACGACGCTCATCTGCGCGAGCGCATCGTAGGTCGCGGTGGGATCGACGCGCGCGCTCGCGAGGATGGTCTCGATGGCGCGCACGTCGGCCGCAGGCCCGAGCACCGAGACGATCGCGCCCGCGCCCGAGAGCTCGATGCGCCGCGCGCGCACGACGATCCCGTTCGCGTCGCACGCCCACAGCGGCTCGCCCTGCGCGGAGCGACTCTCGCGGCATCCGACCTGAGTGCTCCGCAGGTCCTGGCTCACCTCGTCGAGGAACGTGCGCGTGTCGAGCCCCGGCGGCGCGGCGTCGATCGAGATCGCGAGCCCGCACTCGTGCACGACGAAGGGCCCGCCACGCACCAGCACGAGCTCGTCGACGCGCGGCAGGCGCAGCGACACGCGGGTCCCCGGGACCTCGACGATCTCGGCGGTGCCCATCGCGCGATCGAGCTGGCACGTGCCACCGGACGACGTGGAGGGCCGGTTCGCAACGCCGGCGCGCGCGGGGGTGGTTGGCTGCGACGACGAGGTGCTCGCCGCGCAGCCGGTGAGCGCGAGCGACAGCGAGAGCGCGAGGGCGGGACGCATGGTGGGCCTCCACCTAGCGCGCCGCGGGCGGGCGTCGAGCGCAGGTGTGAGCGACGCGCGCAGCGTAGACTCGGGCCCGCGCATGTCCGCCGTCGGGCGAAGGATCGATCGGTACGTCATCGAGGCGGAGCTCGACGCGGGCGGCTTCGGGCAGGTCTTCCGTGCGCGCCACGGCGTCACCGGGCGCGCGGTCGCGCTGAAGCTGCTGCATCCCTCGCGCGAGGCGTCGCTGGACGTCGTCGAGCGCTTCCTGCGCGAGGCGCGCATCCTCTCGGCGATCGCCTCGCCGCACGTGGTGCAGGTGCTCGACGCCGGGATCAGCGAGGACCGCAAGATCTTCCTGGCGATGGAGCTGCTCGAGGGCGAGTCGCTCGCGAAGCGCATCCAGCGCACCGGCCCGCTGCCGATGCGCGAGGCGATCGTGGTCGCGCGGCAGATCCTCGCCGGCCTCGCGGCGGCGCACGCGGCGGGCGTGGTGCACCGCGACCTCAAGCCCGCGAACGTGTTCCTCGCGCGCGGTCACGACGGCAGCGAGACCACGAAGGTGCTCGACTTCGGGATCAGCAAGTCGCGATCGCGCGGTCAGGAGAGCGTGATCACGATGACGGGCGCGGTGCTCGGCACGCCGCACTACATGGCGCCGGAGCAGCTGCACGGCGCACGCGATGTGGACGGGCGCGCCGATCTCTACGCGCTCGCGGTCTGCCTCTACGAGATGCTCTCGGGCAAGCTGCCGTACAGCGCGACGACGATCGACAGCCTGATCGCGCAGCGCCTCACCGAGCCTCCGACCCCGCTCGCCGCGCACGCGCCCCACCTGCCGCGGGCGCTGCTCGCGATCATCGATCGCGGGCTCGCGCGCGATCCCGACGCGCGGTTCCGGACGCCCGCGGAGCTCGACGCGGCGCTCACCACGCTCGAGATGGCGGCGCTGCCGCCGACCACCCCGCCCGCGATGCTCGCGCCGGCCGCGGTCTCGACGCGGCCGATCACGCCGGGCGCGGTCGCATCGCCGTACGCGTCGCATCGCCCCGCGGCGTCGATCGGCGCGTCGGCGGTGATGATGCCCTCGCCGATCGGTCCCGCGCCCTCGCACGCCACCGTCGCGCCCGCGCCCGCTCGGAACGGGATGCTCCTGGTGATGCTCGGCAGCGCGCTCGCGGTGATCGTGCTCTTGGTGCTCGCGCTCGCGGGCGTCATCGCCGCGTTCGTGTGGTCGCGCTCGAGCGCGCCGCCGGCGCCCGTTGTCACGCCCGTGCCGGCACCTGCGCCTGCGCCCGCGGCGGCGGCGGATCCGATCTTCGACGATCCCGATCTCCGGAACATCCCGGTGCCTGCGCCGACACCGCCGCCGCCCGGGCCGGTGACGACGCGCGCGTGGGTCGATCAGATCGTCGGCGACGTCGACGAGGCCGCGCTCGATCGCCTCGCGGCGCGCGCGGCGCCCGGGCTCGAGCGGTGTCGTCACGGTCACGCCGAGGACGTGCTGGTCCAGATCTTCGTCCACCGCGGCGGCCGCATCACGATCGCGCAGCCGCATCCGGTGCGACCGCACGGCGACGAGGCGACCGCGCGCTGCGTCGCACGCGCGCTGCGCGACGCGGCGCCGCTGGATCACGAGGACAGCGACGGGATCGTGAGCTTCGCGGCGCACGTGGAGCCGTGATCGCTTCGCTCGTCGTGCCCGTCGCCGTCGCCGCTCACGTCCACGACGCGGCCGGCGACGGCGACCTCTACTTCGCGCGGTGGATCTGGAACCCCGCGAACGACTGGCTCACCGGCATCACCTCGAGACGATTCACGTTGAGGTGCGGCGGCAGGTTCGCGACCCACCAGATCGTCTCCGCGATGTCCTCACCGGTGATCGGGTGCGTCCCCGCGTAGAGCGTGTCCGACGCCGCCTGATCACCGCCGGTGCGCACCAGCGTGAACTCGGTCTCCGCGAGCCCGGGCTCGATCGACGTCACACGCACGCCGGTGCCGTGCAGATCCGAGCGCAGCCCGAGCGAGAGCTGCGCGACGAACGCCTTGGTGCCCCCGTACACGTTCCCGCCGACGTAGGGGTACGTCGCCGCGACCGAGCTCACGTTCACGATCGCGCCGCGTCGCTCGATCAGCTTCGGCAGGAGGATGTGGGTGAGCGTCGCGAGCGCCGTGACGTTGGTGTCGATCATCTGCTTCCACTGCGCGAGATCGGCGCGCTGCGCGGGCGCGGTCCCGAGCGCGAGCCCCGCGTTGTTCACCAGCACGTCGACGTCGCGGAACCCCTCGGGCAGCGCCGCGATCGCAGCGCGCATCGCGCCCTCGTCGCGCACGTCGAACGCACACGGATGGACGCGCGACGCGCCGATCGCCGCGACCAGCGCATCGAGCCGCTCGGCGCGCCGACCGCACGCGATCACGCGCCATCCCGCGCCCGCGAAGCGCTCCACCGTCGCGCGCCCGAAGCCCGAGGTCGCGCCCGTCACCAGCACCGTCTTCGTCATGCGCGGGAGTGTGGTCCGCTCCGCGCGCGCGACGAGCGCTTTCGATCACGACGCGCGCGGCGCCACGTCGATCGGTCGCCCGAGCGCGCGCAGCAGGTCGCGCGCCGCGCGCCGTCCGCTCGCGATCGCGCCCTCCACCGTGCCGATCGAGCCCCCCGCGAGGTGCTCGCCCGCGAGCACGATCGTGCCGTCGATCACACCGCCCATCGCGTCCGCCGCGTCGAGCCCGCCGACCCGCACGAACGAGTACGCGCCGAGCGAGAAGGGGTCGCTCGACCAGTCGTGGGTCCAGACCCGCTCGACCAGCGCGCTCGCGTCCCGTGCGGTGGTCCCGAGCGCGCGCTGCAGCGCGACGATCGCACGCGCCTCGAGCTCGTCGCGCCCACCCGCGAGGAGCGCCCGCGCGCCCGGCCCGCCGCGCCAGCCCACGACGATCGGCGCATCGAGCGGGTGCACGGTCCACCACACCGGCAGTGCGTCGTCGTCGGTGAACAAGAACGTCGCGTCGGGTCGCTCGAGGAGCTCGCCGATCGATCGCCGTAGGACGAGCGTCACCCGCGCCGCGTGGCCCGGCTCGATCGCGTCGAGCCCGCGGCGCACCCGCGGCGGCTCGGGATCGAGGACCAGCGCGCGCTCGCGCAGCACGCCGATCGGCACCGCGATCACCGCGGCGCGCGCGCCGATCGGCCGTCCCTCCTCGAGCGCCACCCCGACCTTTCCTCGCGACCACGACACACATCGAACGCGCGCGCCGAGGCGCAGTGCGTCGCGATCGATCGACGCCGCGAGGGCGCCGGCGAGCGCGTCGTAGCCGCTCGACGTGCGCGCTGCCCCGCGGCCCTCCACGTCCTCCGCCCGCGCGATCGCGCGCTCGCTCGCGGTCGCGAGATCCGCCGCATGGAACCCCTCGACGTAGCGCCGCGCCTCGACGCGCGCGCTCTCGTCGACCTCGGCGCGATCGATGCCCTCGCCCACCGGACGATCGGGCACTCGGTCCGCATCGAGCTGCGACGTCACGCGCTGGACCTGCTGCCAGAACGACGATCCGTCCGAGACCTGTCCGTCCCGCACTCGCACCGGCCGGCCCCGCACCTCGACGATGTCCGCACCGGCCCGGGCCGCGAGCAGGCGCGTCGCCGGCGCCTCGCCGTGCACCCACTCCGCGCCGAGCTCGATCGGCGCGCGACACGACGGCTCGTGGTGGGTCCAGATCCGCCCGCCGATGCGATCGCGCGCCTCGAGCACCAGCACGTGGCACCCCGCCTCGCGCAGCGTCTCGGCCGCCGCGAGGCCCGCTGCGCCTGCACCGATCACGACCACCTGCGCCGAGGTCACCCGCCGATCCCTCGCAAGCACTGCGCCCGTCACGTTTCTTCACGTGCGAGCACGACCGGGCGCCCCAGAAACTGGCGCGATGCGGATCTCGCCGTGGCGCTTGCTCGTGTTCCTCGGCGTGGTGGGCAGCGTGAGCGCCCTGCTGCACGGCTACGCCTGGCTGCGCCTGTTCCACGATCCGGCGTGGGGCGGCCCGTGGGAGCTGCTCGGCGCGATCGCGCTCGCGGTGCTCGGCGTGATCGTGCCCGCCGCGATCCTCTCCGCGCGCACCGTGCGCCGGTCGATCGCGACCCCGCTCGCGTGGCTCGGGTACTCGTGGCTCGGCACGATCTTCTATCTCGACGTCGTGCTGCTCCCGATCGATCTCGCGCGCGTGCTGCTCGCGGCGGTCGATCCCGCGGGCGCGCCCTTCCTCGGCGCGCGCTGGGTCGCGGCGACCGCGAGCGTCGTCGCGCTCTCGCTCGTGGCGGCGGGCATCGCGCGGGTGCGGCGCGGTCCGGTGCTGCGCGAGGTCGACGTGCCGATCGAGGGGCTTCCCGCGGCGCTCGAGGGGTTCCGCATCGTGCAGCTCAGCGACGTGCACGTCGGGCCCACGATCGATCGCACGTTCGTCGAGCGGCTCGTCTCGCGCACCAACGCGCTCGCGCCCGACGCCATCGCGATCACCGGCGATCTCGTCGACGGCTCGGTCGCCCAGCTCGCGCACGGCGTCGCGCCGCTCGCGAGGCTGCGCGCGCGCCACGGCGTGTTCTTCGTCACCGGCAACCACGAGTACTTCTCGGGCGGCGACGCGTGGGCGCACCACGTCGCGACGCTCGGCGCGCGCGTGCTGCGCAACGAGCACGTCGTCGTCGATCACGAGGGCGCGCCCCTGGTGCTCGCCGGCGTCGACGACGTGATCGCGCCGCACTTCGGGGGCCGCTCCGACGTCGCGGGCGCGGTCGAGGGAGCGCCCGAGGGCGCGCCGATCGTGCTGCTCGCGCACCAGCCCCGCAGCATCGACGACGCCGCGCGCGCCGGGGTGGCGCTCCAGCTCTCGGGCCACACCCACGGCGGTCAGATGCAGCCCTTCGGGCTCCTCGTGAAGCTCGAGCAGCCCTTCCTCTCGGGCCTCCATCGGGTCGCCCGCACGTGGCTGTGGATCAGCGAAGGCACCGGGTACTGGGGCCCTCCCCTGCGCGTGGGCTCGCGTTCGGAGATCAGCGTCGTGCGTCTCGTCGGCGCGGGCTGAGGGACCGAAACGAACATCGGCCCGGCCGCGGCGGGCCCTTCGGTCCGCGTGCTCCGCACGCGCCTCCGCGGCCGAGCACTCCGGCTGGCCCGAGCGTTCGATCTCGATTGCGCCGCCGCACCGGCCCGCCCCATCCTGTCCGTCCTCATGCGGCTCGAGCTCCCCGCCGAGATCGAAGCGGTCCGCGAACGCATCGAAGCCTCGATCGCCCCTTGCCTCTTCTTGAGCCCCGCCGAGGACGGCGAGGTCACACGCACGCGGCTCGGCGGCGCGCCGCTGCTCCCGCCCGGCGTCGCGTGGCCGCGCTCCGATCGCGGCCCGCTCAGCTTCGTCGGCCAGCTCGACTTCCGCGAGCTGCAGCACGCCGCGCAGAAGTGCGCGGCGGTGCGCGCGCTCGACGTCGCGCTGCCGAGCGACGGCGTGCTCTCGCTCTTCTACGACGTCGAGGAGCAGCCCTGGGGCTACGATCCCGCGCACGGATCGGGCTTCGCGCTGGTCTATGCGCCCGACCCTGCGCGCGCGGTGGACGTCGAGCCGCCCGAGGGCGCGATCCCGTTCGACGAGGAGCCGCTCGTCGCGAGCGCGGGCCTCACGCTCCCGTGGCCCGACGATCGCTCGTACGCGTCGCTCGAGCTCACCGGTGACGGCGCGGTGCGCGCCTATCGCGACTACGTCGAGCGCTTCTCGCTCGCGCAGGGCCGCGGGATCCCCGCGCTGCGCCAGCAGGTCGGCGGTCACGCGCAGTGGCTGCAGCGCGACGGGCGCATCACCGCGGAGCTCGCGTCGAGCGGCGTGCACGCGGGCGGCGATCCCCGCACGTGGCGCAGCGCGGATCTGCGACGCGCCGAGTCCGAGGCGCAGAGCTGGCGCCTGCTCTGGCAGCTGAAGCCCGAGGACGATCGCTTCACGTGGGTCGATCTCGGCACGCTCTACGTGCTGATCCGCGACGAGGATCTGCGCGCGAAGCGCTTCGAGCGCGCGTGGGTGGTCTTCCAGAGCGGGTAGTACTGACCGTGCGGCTTCGGTGCGCACGTTCGCGCAAGGGCGCGCTGGCGCGCGCTCGCGCTCACAGCTGTTTCGTTTGAGTCTCGGCGAGCGGGCCGTTCGTGGAGGGGTTGCTCCGCGGTGGGCGAGATTCGAGTCCCCGCGGAACGTGCTCGGTGGCGTGATCTCGAGGGGCACCGAGCCCGGATCCGACCCGCACCCGGACCCCGACCCCGACCCGTACGCTACCCTGCGCGGCGGGAGGGCAATCACATGCCGCGCAAGCTGGGGTCCGACGAATCACTCGACTCGATCGAGGACGAGATCCTCTTCACCCGTGCCGCGCTCGAGGCGGACGAGGACGCCGCCGATCTGCTGACACAGAGCGACGATTGGCTCTCGCTCGTCGACGCCGCGCGCGCCCGCGATCGCTCGGCGCGCATCGCCGAGGCGAGCGCCAGCGCGCTCCGCGCCGTCGCGAACGGTCGCCTCGACGACGCGTGCACCGAGTTCGGCCGTCGCCTCGCGCTCGAGGCGCCCCGGTCGTCGGCGCGCTGGACGCGCTTCTTCGACACCGCGCCGAGCGCGTGGGTCGCGCGCGCGCTCGCGCGGCAGGTCACGAGCGTGCGGGCGTGGCTCACGATCTCCGGCGACGCGCTCCTCGACGCGCATCGCGAGCCGCTCACGCGCTGGTCCGATGCCGCCCAGGCGGCGCTCGATCGCACCGCCGCCAGCGCGCAGGTCCGCGGCACGGCGCGGGTCGGCCGCGAGGAGCTCGCGCTGGACCTCACCCGCGAGCGCGACGGGCTGCACGCCGCGCTCGTGGCGCGCGCTGCCGAGCGCGGGCTGCCCCGCGACTGGCCCGCGCGCTTCTTCCGGGTGGAGGATCGCCGCCGTCATCGGGCCGACGAGGACCCGGCGCGCGCCCCGGCGTGAGGCTCGCGCGTCGCGCGCACGGCCCACGCCGCCGCGGAGCGCCACGTGAGGCTCGTGCAGCGCTCCGTGCACGTGCGAGGAGCGCCGCTCGAGCCTCGTGTGGCGCGCCGCGTACGTACGGGGAGCCCCGCTCGAGCCTCGCGTGGCGCGCCGCGCGCGTCCCGGGAGCCCCGGTCGAGCCTCGGGTGGCGCGCCGCGCACGTCCGGGGAGCCCCGCTCGAGCCTCGGGTGGCGCTCCCCGCGCGTCCGGGGAGCCCCGCTCGAGCCTCGTGTGGCGCTCCGCGCCGGGTCGCGAGCACGATCTGCGGGGACTCGAGGTGCGCTCACCGCGGAGCAACCCCACCACGAGCGGCCCGCGGGCCGAGGCCCAGACGAAACTGCTGCGAGCGCGAGCGCGCGACAGCGCGCCCTTGCGCGAGCGTGCAGGCCGAAGCCACACGGTCAGCACCCAGGTCGTCCTCGAGATCACGCCCTCGGGCGACCCGCGCGCAGCCACACGAACGAGACCGGCACGCCCGCCGCGATCACGATCGCGGCGATCGCGCTCGAACCATCCAGCCCGGTCGCGGCGCCGGCCATCACGCACGCCGCGCCGATCAGGAACACGATCGCGGGCAGCGGGTGCAGCGGGACGCGGAACGGGCGCGGCAGGTCGGGCTCCTTCGCGCGCATGCGGAAGAGGCCGAGCACCGCGAGCGTGTAGAACGGGAAGTAGCCGACGACGAACGCGTCGGTGAGCTGCTCGAACGAGCGCGAGCTCACGTACGCCGCGCCGAGGATCGCGCCGATCACGATGGCGTTCGCGGGCACGCCGGTGCGCG is a window encoding:
- a CDS encoding YwqG family protein, producing MRLELPAEIEAVRERIEASIAPCLFLSPAEDGEVTRTRLGGAPLLPPGVAWPRSDRGPLSFVGQLDFRELQHAAQKCAAVRALDVALPSDGVLSLFYDVEEQPWGYDPAHGSGFALVYAPDPARAVDVEPPEGAIPFDEEPLVASAGLTLPWPDDRSYASLELTGDGAVRAYRDYVERFSLAQGRGIPALRQQVGGHAQWLQRDGRITAELASSGVHAGGDPRTWRSADLRRAESEAQSWRLLWQLKPEDDRFTWVDLGTLYVLIRDEDLRAKRFERAWVVFQSG